Proteins co-encoded in one Ictalurus furcatus strain D&B chromosome 9, Billie_1.0, whole genome shotgun sequence genomic window:
- the si:dkeyp-110a12.4 gene encoding pancreatic secretory granule membrane major glycoprotein GP2 → MKNGRGPEALFRIQMFKFVGSSYRDIFLHCNVQICHSSAGACRPNCSTEDASARTRRDVALSHTVSYGPIKRREVHSDKSILSKFYLHFSVYSSIKVHVILITKTVPSYCIQ, encoded by the exons ATGAAGAATGGACGAGGCCCAGAAGCTCTATTCAGGATCCAAATGTTTAAGTTTGTAGGCAGCTCCTACAGAGACATCTTCCTCCACTGTAACGTCCAGATCTGCCACAGCAGTGCAGGAGCATGCCGGCCT aactgctccactgaggatgcaTCAGCACGCACACGCAGAGACGTTGCTCTGTCCCACACTGTGTCCTATGGACCAATAAAAAGACGTGAGGTTCACTCTGACAAAAGCATTCTGAGTAAGTTTTATCTGCACTTCAGTGTTTACAGTTCCATAAAGGTGCATGTGATTTTGATCACTAAGACAGTACCTTCCTACTGTATCCAATGA